A stretch of Fundicoccus culcitae DNA encodes these proteins:
- a CDS encoding ABC transporter ATP-binding protein, which produces MEIFKRLSWFFKQERKAYIFGSTLLLLVSILSAIVPMIVGNIIDDLTANTLTVQQLLFWVFVILAIALAQYVMRYFWRTAIFGTSAKLEKILRRRLFVHFTKMDAVFFQEHRTGDLMAHATNDLTAIRMVAGGGILTLVDSLSQGIITLIIMFVVIDWRLSLVSILPLPLLVVLVRFNGSRIHHHFRRAQEAFSSMNDKVQESIGGMKVIKTFGEEERDIDDFKKMTANVVDKNQAVHFYDAIFRPAIQMIMGLSTVIGIFYGGLLVVQGEITLGLLIAFLNYIGSMSWPMVAIGRLFNILERGSASYNRVEELLRYKSNIVEDPDGINEAIDGDIEFNVEEFKYPNSNQVVLSNVHFTIKQGETLGIVGKTGSGKSTIFKLLTRDYDWYTGNIEFNHHNIKDYTLNALLTNIGYVPQDNFLFSTTVRENIRFGLPEASQEEVEAIAKVTSVHEDIIGFPNGYDTLVGERGVALSGGQKQRISMARAMIIDPSLLILDDSLSAVDAKTEEAILGSIKETRSNKTTIIAAHRISSVMHADNIIVLEDGKIVEQGNHQSLIDNDGWYKQMYEKQQLALEIGEEGFEHVTI; this is translated from the coding sequence ATGGAAATTTTTAAACGTTTAAGCTGGTTCTTTAAGCAAGAAAGAAAAGCTTATATTTTTGGTTCAACATTGTTACTTCTCGTGAGTATCCTATCGGCGATTGTTCCAATGATTGTAGGTAACATCATTGATGATTTAACTGCTAATACCTTAACCGTTCAGCAATTATTATTTTGGGTTTTTGTAATATTGGCTATTGCGCTTGCTCAATATGTTATGCGGTACTTTTGGCGTACAGCCATTTTTGGTACATCGGCTAAATTAGAAAAAATATTAAGACGTCGTTTATTTGTCCATTTTACAAAAATGGATGCGGTCTTTTTCCAAGAACATCGTACAGGTGATTTAATGGCGCATGCGACCAACGATTTAACGGCAATTCGGATGGTCGCAGGTGGGGGGATCTTAACCTTAGTTGATTCACTTTCACAAGGTATTATTACATTAATAATAATGTTTGTTGTGATTGACTGGCGCTTGAGTTTGGTATCAATTCTGCCATTACCTTTATTGGTTGTCCTCGTTCGTTTTAATGGTTCACGAATACACCATCATTTCAGACGTGCTCAAGAAGCTTTTTCTTCGATGAATGATAAAGTTCAAGAGAGTATTGGTGGCATGAAAGTTATTAAAACCTTTGGCGAAGAAGAAAGAGATATTGATGATTTTAAAAAGATGACAGCTAATGTTGTTGATAAAAATCAAGCGGTTCACTTTTATGATGCTATTTTCCGCCCGGCTATTCAAATGATTATGGGACTTTCGACGGTGATTGGTATATTTTATGGCGGTCTTTTAGTTGTTCAAGGTGAAATTACCTTAGGGCTTTTAATTGCCTTTCTTAATTATATTGGTAGTATGTCATGGCCAATGGTTGCGATTGGACGTTTGTTCAATATTTTGGAGCGTGGTTCAGCTTCTTATAACCGTGTAGAAGAGCTCCTACGCTATAAAAGTAATATTGTTGAAGATCCAGATGGAATTAACGAAGCTATTGATGGCGATATTGAATTTAATGTTGAAGAATTTAAATATCCAAATAGTAACCAAGTTGTTTTGAGCAATGTTCACTTTACGATAAAACAAGGTGAAACCTTAGGTATTGTTGGTAAAACAGGTTCTGGGAAATCAACCATTTTTAAATTATTAACGCGTGACTATGATTGGTATACAGGTAATATTGAGTTCAACCACCATAATATTAAAGACTATACACTCAATGCTTTACTAACCAATATTGGTTATGTTCCGCAGGATAACTTCTTATTTTCAACGACTGTTAGAGAAAATATTCGTTTTGGCCTTCCAGAAGCTTCGCAAGAAGAAGTAGAAGCGATTGCGAAAGTAACGAGCGTTCATGAGGATATTATCGGATTTCCTAATGGATATGATACTTTAGTGGGTGAACGTGGGGTAGCCTTATCAGGTGGTCAGAAACAACGGATATCAATGGCCAGGGCAATGATAATTGATCCTTCGTTACTAATATTGGATGATTCATTATCTGCTGTCGATGCGAAAACTGAGGAAGCTATTTTAGGTTCAATTAAGGAAACACGCAGTAATAAAACAACGATTATTGCCGCCCATAGAATTTCAAGTGTGATGCATGCTGATAATATTATTGTGCTCGAAGATGGTAAGATTGTCGAACAAGGTAATCATCAAAGCTTAATTGATAATGATGGTTGGTACAAACAAATGTATGAAAAACAACAATTAGCTTTAGAAATTGGTGAGGAGGGGTTTGAACATGTCACAATCTAA
- a CDS encoding YneF family protein, producing the protein MPVWGWLLIVVAALVIGFVAGFYIARRYMMDYFKENPPIDERMITQMMTQMGQKPSKKKVQQIMNSMKQSK; encoded by the coding sequence ATGCCAGTTTGGGGATGGCTATTAATAGTAGTAGCAGCTTTAGTTATTGGTTTTGTAGCCGGCTTCTACATTGCAAGACGTTATATGATGGACTATTTTAAAGAAAACCCACCGATTGATGAGCGAATGATAACACAAATGATGACGCAAATGGGTCAAAAACCTTCTAAAAAGAAAGTTCAACAAATAATGAACTCTATGAAACAGAGTAAATAG
- a CDS encoding DUF896 domain-containing protein: protein MDQKLIARINALAKKKKTLGLTIEEEVEQKALREKYLSSFRSGLKNHVEGIKIIDREGNDLTSDKVKHIQKAKKLHNRHLED, encoded by the coding sequence ATTGATCAAAAGCTTATTGCACGTATTAATGCGTTAGCAAAAAAGAAAAAAACATTGGGTTTAACAATTGAAGAAGAAGTAGAGCAAAAAGCATTAAGAGAAAAATACTTAAGCTCATTTCGTTCAGGCTTAAAAAACCATGTTGAAGGTATTAAAATCATTGATCGTGAAGGTAATGATTTGACGTCAGATAAAGTAAAACATATTCAAAAAGCGAAAAAACTGCATAATCGACATTTAGAAGATTAG
- the lexA gene encoding transcriptional repressor LexA: protein MNTLSTKQMNILKAIAEAIESNGYPPTVREIGSAIGLSSTSTVHGHLSRLEKAGYIQRDASKTRTIELTPLAIDALGLESNQVPLLGRVAAGSPILAVEEATDYYPAPQDIPYDASELFMLEIAGESMINIGIMDGDYITVRRQSSANNGEIVIAMTDTDEVTCKTFYKRDNYYILRPENDHMEDIILPSVTILGRVVSLYRKF, encoded by the coding sequence ATGAATACCTTATCAACAAAACAAATGAACATTCTTAAAGCAATTGCTGAAGCAATTGAATCAAATGGTTATCCCCCAACCGTTAGAGAAATTGGCAGTGCAATAGGTTTATCTTCAACATCCACTGTACATGGCCATCTTTCCCGCTTGGAAAAAGCTGGCTATATTCAACGGGACGCGAGTAAGACACGGACAATTGAATTAACACCGTTAGCTATAGACGCACTGGGCCTTGAATCTAATCAAGTACCACTGTTGGGTCGTGTTGCTGCTGGGTCCCCTATTTTAGCCGTTGAAGAAGCCACTGATTACTATCCAGCACCTCAAGATATTCCTTATGATGCCAGTGAATTATTTATGCTTGAAATCGCTGGGGAAAGTATGATTAATATCGGTATTATGGATGGTGATTACATCACGGTAAGAAGGCAATCCTCAGCTAATAATGGCGAAATCGTAATCGCTATGACCGATACTGATGAAGTAACCTGTAAAACATTCTATAAACGCGATAATTATTATATTTTAAGACCCGAAAATGATCATATGGAAGATATTATTCTTCCGTCAGTGACCATCCTAGGACGTGTTGTTAGTTTATACCGCAAATTTTAA
- a CDS encoding adenine phosphoribosyltransferase, which yields MNLKDYIARVDNYPEEGIVFRDITPLMANGEAFAEATNQIVDYAKELEVDVVVGPEARGFIVGCPVAYELNIGFIPVRKKGKLPREVIEIDYSLEYGTNTLTIHADSIKPGQRVLIIDDLLATGGTVKASIDLVEKLGGIVVGCAFLIELTDLNGREKIKGYNIKALMDY from the coding sequence ATGAATTTAAAAGATTATATTGCCCGTGTCGATAATTATCCTGAAGAAGGGATTGTTTTTAGAGATATTACCCCTTTAATGGCTAATGGAGAAGCTTTTGCAGAAGCAACCAATCAAATCGTTGATTATGCAAAAGAATTAGAAGTGGATGTTGTTGTAGGACCAGAGGCGCGTGGTTTCATTGTTGGATGTCCTGTAGCCTATGAACTAAATATCGGCTTTATTCCGGTGCGTAAAAAAGGGAAGCTTCCTCGCGAAGTCATCGAAATTGACTACTCGTTAGAATATGGGACAAACACGTTAACGATTCATGCGGATTCAATTAAACCGGGTCAAAGAGTTTTGATTATTGATGATTTATTAGCCACAGGCGGTACGGTTAAAGCATCGATTGACTTAGTCGAAAAATTAGGTGGTATCGTTGTAGGCTGTGCTTTCTTGATTGAATTGACAGACTTGAATGGCCGTGAAAAAATCAAAGGTTACAATATTAAAGCCTTGATGGATTATTAA
- the recJ gene encoding single-stranded-DNA-specific exonuclease RecJ produces the protein MNLSKFDWQMADESPASRQQIVALQEAGLNYTPAFLRLCIQRGLTSPEAIRRATDQAPQTFHDPFLLYQMDKVVERLEQAIGEQELITIYGDYDADGITSTLILYEALESIGANVNYYLPNRLIDGYGPNIERYKQLIEEGTQLILTCDNGIAGHQAIDFAMQAGVDVIVTDHHQMQESLPNAYAIIHPQHPLGDYPFKDLSGAGVALKVVAALTDEVPAEALELAAIGTVADLVSLTDENRTIVINGLNRLRVTQREGLRQLFKEQSMALSEIQVDEIGFIIAPRLNAVGRLGDPTPGLELLRTFDPDEARQYVNLINEKNDERKQIVNAIVNEVEQRIANYDEIPAVIIEYDEKWPAGVLGIVASRLVEQYQRPAIIFQYISEQNVYRGSGRSIESINLFEALTQVSQHIKYFGGHSQAAGLTIDANTWTVFKTALMALDVFKSDLKEQAPALKISLALTIDEISNQLIEEIDLLGPFGTDNPKPIFVIKEASIDQLRWIGTQQQHLKLLLSQKNKDGILSTLNVIGFNCKTDYQHLQQTDLISIVGDLTINEWQQNKTPQLKIKDIGFEGSHWVDKRGSQIPDDFFSYENTVYLFEHTSIYQSYQKRISKSSVALLYKDVELITLQQLNVQQTLSNVAIVEPPSTFKPLKNIINIANWQTVYVGSYIQESKYLLGVPSREETTRVYRWIQQYQPLDMKNQMGRLSQQTQLPKTKIKLILKLFFQAKFVTIQDGHLFLEVNTKQKVDLQKLPAMDEFRESMQVEACLNYQSINQVKNTLEKEESE, from the coding sequence ATGAATTTATCAAAATTTGATTGGCAAATGGCTGATGAATCTCCGGCATCACGACAACAAATCGTAGCTTTACAAGAAGCGGGACTAAATTATACTCCCGCTTTTTTGCGTTTATGTATACAACGAGGTTTAACTAGCCCAGAAGCAATCAGAAGAGCAACCGATCAAGCACCACAAACATTTCATGACCCGTTTTTACTTTATCAAATGGATAAAGTGGTTGAACGCTTAGAACAAGCGATAGGGGAGCAAGAATTAATTACGATTTATGGCGATTATGATGCTGACGGTATTACGAGCACCTTAATTCTGTATGAAGCACTCGAGTCGATAGGGGCAAACGTTAATTATTATTTACCTAATCGATTAATCGATGGCTATGGACCGAATATCGAACGCTACAAGCAATTGATTGAAGAGGGGACTCAACTGATACTGACGTGTGATAACGGTATAGCTGGCCACCAGGCAATCGATTTTGCTATGCAGGCGGGTGTCGATGTGATTGTAACGGATCATCATCAAATGCAAGAAAGTTTACCGAATGCCTATGCGATTATTCATCCTCAGCACCCTCTCGGGGATTATCCCTTTAAGGACTTAAGTGGTGCGGGCGTTGCCCTTAAAGTGGTTGCAGCTTTAACCGATGAAGTCCCTGCCGAAGCCTTAGAATTAGCGGCTATCGGGACAGTTGCTGATTTAGTCTCATTAACGGATGAAAATCGGACGATTGTGATAAATGGCCTTAACCGCCTTCGTGTCACGCAACGTGAAGGTCTAAGACAATTATTTAAGGAACAATCCATGGCTTTAAGCGAGATTCAAGTAGATGAAATAGGCTTTATCATAGCGCCTAGACTGAATGCGGTTGGTCGACTAGGAGACCCAACCCCTGGCTTAGAATTACTGAGAACCTTTGATCCCGATGAAGCAAGGCAATATGTTAATTTAATTAATGAAAAAAATGATGAACGAAAACAGATTGTGAATGCCATTGTTAATGAGGTCGAACAACGCATAGCTAACTATGATGAAATACCTGCCGTCATTATCGAATACGACGAAAAATGGCCTGCAGGTGTCCTAGGGATCGTCGCTAGCCGCTTAGTGGAACAATATCAACGACCAGCCATCATTTTTCAATATATTTCTGAACAAAATGTTTACCGCGGTAGTGGCCGCAGTATTGAGTCCATTAATCTATTTGAAGCCTTAACGCAAGTATCCCAACATATAAAATATTTTGGTGGGCATAGTCAAGCGGCCGGTTTAACCATTGATGCAAACACATGGACCGTATTTAAAACGGCTTTGATGGCCTTAGATGTATTTAAAAGTGACCTCAAAGAGCAGGCGCCTGCTTTAAAGATTAGTTTAGCGTTGACTATCGATGAGATTAGTAATCAATTGATTGAAGAAATTGATTTGCTTGGACCGTTCGGTACAGATAATCCAAAACCGATTTTTGTGATAAAAGAGGCGTCCATTGATCAATTACGATGGATTGGAACCCAGCAACAACATTTAAAGTTATTATTATCACAAAAAAATAAAGACGGTATTCTAAGTACCTTGAATGTGATTGGCTTTAACTGTAAAACGGACTATCAGCATTTGCAACAGACAGATTTAATTTCAATTGTCGGTGACTTGACAATTAATGAATGGCAGCAAAACAAAACCCCTCAATTAAAAATAAAAGATATTGGTTTTGAAGGCAGCCATTGGGTAGATAAAAGAGGCAGCCAAATACCTGACGATTTTTTTAGCTATGAAAATACCGTTTATTTGTTCGAACATACCAGTATTTATCAAAGCTACCAAAAGCGAATAAGCAAGTCGTCCGTCGCCTTGTTATACAAAGACGTGGAATTGATTACCTTACAACAACTTAATGTTCAACAAACCCTATCCAATGTCGCCATTGTCGAACCCCCGTCAACCTTTAAACCTTTAAAAAACATAATAAATATCGCTAATTGGCAAACTGTTTATGTTGGTTCTTATATTCAAGAATCGAAATATCTCTTAGGGGTTCCTTCGCGTGAGGAAACAACCCGCGTTTACCGTTGGATTCAACAATATCAACCGCTAGATATGAAAAATCAAATGGGACGCCTAAGTCAACAAACGCAATTACCTAAAACAAAAATTAAGTTAATTCTTAAGCTGTTTTTTCAAGCTAAGTTTGTTACAATACAAGATGGTCATTTATTTTTAGAAGTAAATACTAAACAAAAAGTGGATTTACAAAAACTACCTGCTATGGATGAATTTCGCGAATCGATGCAAGTAGAAGCTTGTTTGAATTATCAATCAATTAATCAAGTCAAAAACACATTAGAAAAGGAAGAATCTGAATGA
- a CDS encoding LapA family protein: protein MRQQWRLILTIVLMIIIVIFALQNTGSVEIDFFIGAIQAPMVIVILVSVLIGVIVGLIGSVSTIKNNHKSNKDLQKEIKQLKDVHNSELIEKDRQLSSLRTKIRELEQSKKNIVMYTEPIMEIAEDTQERATIDELPTDDPYVEVEETDSEAFTDPGDEEAEDYANV from the coding sequence ATGAGACAACAATGGCGACTTATTTTAACGATTGTCCTAATGATTATTATTGTTATTTTCGCTTTACAAAACACGGGTTCAGTCGAGATCGATTTCTTTATTGGTGCAATTCAAGCTCCCATGGTTATAGTTATCTTAGTAAGTGTTCTAATTGGTGTGATTGTTGGCTTAATAGGCTCAGTCTCAACTATTAAAAATAATCATAAATCAAATAAAGACTTACAAAAAGAAATCAAACAACTAAAGGATGTCCATAATAGTGAATTGATTGAAAAAGATCGACAATTATCTAGTTTAAGAACGAAAATACGTGAGTTAGAGCAAAGTAAAAAGAATATTGTTATGTATACCGAACCAATTATGGAAATTGCCGAAGATACACAAGAGCGTGCAACAATAGACGAATTACCAACAGATGATCCATATGTTGAAGTTGAAGAGACAGATAGTGAAGCTTTTACTGACCCAGGCGATGAAGAAGCTGAAGATTATGCAAACGTATAA
- a CDS encoding SDR family NAD(P)-dependent oxidoreductase: MTKIVLITGASSGIGRQVAIKAAEQGFSLILVARRMDRLTELANQLFKMYQTNVLVIKCDLTDSAQIERMVAKSIERFQRIDVLINCAGYGSFKSYDQFSYADYELMFKTNTLSMMYLSQLVAKQMELQKAGHIIIIASVAGKIATKSSTAYSATKFAMIGFANALRLELASKNIHVTTVNFGPVATEFFEHDSDSKSYYNKVKLMALDVDKAAQIISDQIDGKHLIQREINSPAYFGILSNLYQLFPRIGDSITRHLVNLK; the protein is encoded by the coding sequence ATGACAAAAATTGTTTTGATAACAGGTGCTTCTAGTGGGATTGGACGCCAAGTGGCTATTAAAGCGGCTGAACAAGGTTTTTCACTTATCCTAGTCGCAAGACGCATGGATCGCTTAACTGAGTTAGCCAATCAATTATTTAAAATGTATCAGACAAATGTGTTGGTTATTAAGTGCGATTTAACGGATTCAGCTCAAATTGAACGGATGGTTGCTAAATCGATTGAGCGTTTTCAGCGGATTGATGTACTGATTAATTGTGCGGGTTATGGGTCTTTTAAATCGTATGATCAATTTTCGTATGCTGATTATGAGTTGATGTTTAAAACGAATACGTTGAGTATGATGTATCTCAGTCAATTGGTCGCTAAACAAATGGAATTACAAAAAGCGGGGCATATCATAATTATAGCCAGTGTAGCGGGTAAAATTGCTACAAAGTCATCAACCGCCTACTCGGCAACTAAATTTGCCATGATTGGATTTGCCAATGCTTTACGTTTAGAACTTGCTTCTAAAAACATTCATGTAACAACAGTGAATTTTGGTCCCGTAGCCACAGAGTTTTTTGAACATGACAGCGATTCAAAATCATATTATAATAAAGTAAAGTTGATGGCTTTGGATGTGGATAAAGCAGCACAAATTATTTCAGATCAAATAGATGGGAAGCATTTAATCCAACGTGAAATAAATAGCCCTGCCTATTTTGGTATCCTTTCTAATTTGTATCAGTTATTTCCAAGAATAGGTGATAGTATTACGCGACATCTTGTCAATTTAAAATAA
- the rnz gene encoding ribonuclease Z has protein sequence MQLFFLGTGAGVPAKARNVSSLVLKLLDELNEMWLFDCGEATQHQILKTSLKPRKISRIFITHMHGDHIFGLPGLLSSRSFQGGDTPVTIYGPKGIKAFIHATLSYSKTHLSYPLEIVELNPEGGVIQLPKNWQVKYLPLNHGILSFGYRIIEPDKEGELLVDKLASYKIPNGPIFGQLKRGEQVRLADGTVLDGKDYIGQSQNGRVVTILGDTRPCDHLALLAKDADALVHECTYQAEETQLAYNHFHSTSLQAAQVALSGNVKTLYLNHISARYLGSDAKALEAEARSIFPNSHLVYDLNEFDINYRE, from the coding sequence ATGCAATTATTTTTTCTAGGAACAGGAGCAGGTGTTCCGGCGAAAGCAAGGAATGTCAGCTCACTTGTTTTAAAATTATTAGATGAATTAAATGAAATGTGGTTATTTGATTGTGGTGAAGCCACTCAACACCAAATTTTGAAAACATCTTTGAAACCCCGTAAAATTTCACGGATATTTATTACCCATATGCATGGTGATCATATTTTTGGATTACCCGGATTATTAAGTAGTCGTTCGTTTCAAGGTGGTGATACGCCGGTTACCATTTATGGACCAAAAGGGATAAAGGCTTTTATTCATGCCACCTTAAGTTATTCAAAAACGCACTTAAGCTATCCGCTAGAAATTGTTGAATTAAATCCAGAGGGTGGTGTCATTCAATTACCCAAAAATTGGCAAGTAAAGTATTTACCGCTTAATCATGGCATCTTGAGTTTTGGCTATCGAATTATAGAACCCGATAAAGAAGGTGAATTACTGGTCGATAAACTGGCTAGTTATAAAATCCCCAACGGACCCATATTTGGACAACTTAAACGTGGCGAGCAAGTTCGTTTAGCCGATGGGACGGTTTTAGATGGGAAAGATTATATTGGGCAGTCTCAAAATGGACGTGTCGTTACTATTTTAGGCGACACGCGTCCATGTGATCATTTAGCCCTGCTTGCTAAAGATGCAGATGCCTTGGTACATGAATGTACCTATCAAGCGGAAGAGACGCAACTCGCCTACAATCACTTCCATTCAACGAGTTTGCAAGCAGCGCAAGTTGCCCTTAGTGGCAATGTTAAAACATTATATTTAAATCATATTTCAGCCCGTTACCTAGGATCTGATGCTAAAGCTCTAGAAGCGGAGGCACGTTCAATTTTTCCAAATAGTCATTTAGTTTATGACTTGAATGAATTTGACATCAATTATCGGGAGTAG
- a CDS encoding acyltransferase family protein codes for MNDQKKVNRIQLFDGLKGVAIITIIAYYLFQHLVPGGFLAVNLFLVIAGFFNFRHFTTLNLNQPVKVIKNYYASRFKRLFFPMLAMIMVTITYIMLFQRDFFYNIRNMSLSSLLFVNNYYQIFNEQSYFVQAANPSPFTHLWYVSLYAQLVLLTPLMVYLFYAWHRRPSISVNMLLIVSAISAILMAYLYDGGDPTRIYYDLLTRLSAYTFGGAIGYLYPIRLKPKPMKRNVKLTFNMIGTVAILLLFVMVRFMYGTQAFAYRFGLTLFSIVCGLFIISSIHPETLWSKIISFPVFTWLGKRSMSYYLWFYPVHLIIPSQITFINDNVWLHTLVQVVIIMVLAEITYQLFEKQAIVLPIGQDFNWKKMKYQVRYLIDHPQALINIKIITVIYLLFFVGGTVGLAITPETRDTDSEDLQTLIENNQQLAQDTIANNTQNNKVINNIEGLSQEELLYANGLDVTFIGDSVLLAAAEQINEVFPKAKLSGQEGRQLYNSVDVVKELESLDRLMPTVIVVLGSNGTFTEGQLNDFINAIGPDRSIYFLTSNADRSWVSDANSQLEASTRRFGNVNIIDWASYANDHPEWLRDYAHPTVEGSLEMAKLIAKDLYRTR; via the coding sequence ATGAACGATCAAAAGAAAGTAAATCGTATTCAGCTATTTGATGGGTTGAAAGGAGTAGCAATTATTACCATAATTGCTTACTATCTTTTTCAACATTTAGTTCCAGGCGGTTTTTTAGCTGTCAATCTTTTCTTAGTTATTGCAGGTTTCTTTAATTTTCGACATTTTACGACGCTTAATTTAAATCAGCCTGTTAAAGTTATTAAAAATTACTATGCATCGCGTTTTAAACGCCTTTTTTTCCCAATGTTAGCCATGATTATGGTGACAATTACGTACATTATGCTTTTTCAAAGAGACTTTTTCTATAATATACGCAACATGTCACTGTCTTCTTTGTTATTTGTCAACAATTATTATCAAATTTTTAATGAACAATCGTATTTTGTCCAAGCAGCTAATCCAAGTCCATTTACGCATTTATGGTATGTATCCTTATATGCACAATTAGTATTATTAACCCCCTTAATGGTCTACTTGTTTTATGCATGGCATCGTAGACCGTCTATATCGGTTAATATGCTCTTAATTGTTTCAGCCATCTCAGCTATTTTAATGGCCTATTTATACGATGGTGGCGATCCTACACGTATTTATTATGATCTTTTAACGCGTTTATCTGCTTATACTTTTGGTGGCGCTATTGGCTATTTGTATCCTATTCGACTAAAACCAAAACCGATGAAGCGAAATGTTAAGTTAACGTTTAATATGATTGGTACGGTAGCTATCTTGTTGCTTTTTGTTATGGTTCGTTTTATGTATGGCACACAAGCTTTTGCCTATCGATTTGGTTTAACCTTATTTTCTATAGTTTGTGGCTTGTTTATTATTAGTTCAATTCACCCGGAAACCTTATGGAGCAAAATTATTTCTTTTCCTGTATTTACTTGGTTAGGTAAGCGGAGTATGTCTTATTATCTCTGGTTTTATCCTGTTCATTTAATTATCCCTAGTCAAATTACCTTTATTAATGATAATGTCTGGTTACATACCTTGGTTCAAGTGGTTATCATTATGGTTCTGGCTGAGATTACTTATCAATTATTTGAAAAACAAGCGATTGTTTTGCCGATTGGACAAGATTTTAATTGGAAAAAAATGAAGTATCAAGTGCGGTATTTAATTGACCACCCGCAAGCACTCATAAACATTAAAATAATTACGGTTATTTATTTGTTGTTTTTTGTTGGGGGTACGGTAGGATTGGCGATTACACCTGAAACACGTGATACGGATTCAGAAGATTTGCAAACGTTGATTGAAAATAATCAACAACTGGCTCAAGACACGATTGCAAACAACACCCAGAACAATAAAGTGATTAATAATATTGAAGGCTTAAGTCAAGAAGAACTGTTATACGCTAATGGGTTAGATGTAACCTTTATCGGTGATTCAGTCTTACTGGCTGCCGCTGAACAGATTAATGAAGTCTTTCCCAAAGCAAAATTGTCAGGACAAGAAGGGCGTCAACTGTACAATAGTGTGGATGTTGTTAAAGAATTAGAAAGTTTAGATCGGTTAATGCCAACGGTTATTGTTGTGTTAGGTAGTAATGGGACCTTTACGGAAGGTCAATTAAATGATTTTATCAATGCTATCGGACCAGACCGCTCAATTTATTTCTTAACGAGTAATGCTGATCGTTCTTGGGTCAGTGATGCAAATAGTCAATTGGAAGCTTCAACTCGACGCTTTGGTAATGTCAATATCATTGATTGGGCTAGTTATGCTAATGATCATCCTGAATGGTTAAGAGATTATGCCCATCCAACAGTAGAAGGGTCCTTAGAAATGGCTAAGTTAATTGCCAAAGATTTGTATCGAACGCGATAA